The Niastella koreensis GR20-10 genome includes a window with the following:
- a CDS encoding helix-turn-helix domain-containing protein, giving the protein MKNSLLREITPLTQSDCFTLFSRVKSEFDFPLHYHEEFELNFIQNAKNARRVIGDHIEDIDELELVLVGSNLQHAWFTHHCKSNEIREITIQFHKDLFDEKLLRRNQLSFIRTMLEKSLRGILFSKETTQQLAPRIMELNQKQGFDSVLELMSILHDLSISRNMRILSDATFNNTEQFTYNSRRIEKTLEYMNHNFDKPITLNEVARLANMSDAAFSRFFKQRTGNTFIDSLTEIRLGHASRMLIDTTQSIAEVAYHCGFNNISNFNRIFKKKKSCTPKDFRESFSGTRIFI; this is encoded by the coding sequence ATGAAAAATAGCCTTTTGCGGGAAATTACGCCGCTCACTCAAAGCGACTGTTTTACCCTCTTCTCCCGGGTTAAGTCGGAATTCGATTTCCCGCTTCATTACCACGAAGAATTTGAGCTGAATTTTATCCAGAACGCCAAAAACGCCAGGCGGGTCATCGGCGATCACATTGAAGACATCGATGAACTGGAACTGGTGCTGGTTGGCAGTAACCTGCAGCATGCCTGGTTCACCCATCATTGTAAAAGCAACGAAATAAGAGAGATCACCATCCAGTTTCACAAAGACCTGTTCGATGAGAAACTACTTCGCCGCAACCAGCTCAGCTTTATTCGTACCATGCTGGAAAAATCATTGCGGGGCATCCTGTTCTCAAAAGAAACCACCCAGCAGCTGGCGCCACGTATTATGGAATTAAATCAGAAACAAGGCTTTGATTCTGTGCTTGAATTAATGTCAATTCTACACGACCTGTCCATTTCGCGCAATATGCGCATTCTTTCCGACGCTACATTTAATAATACAGAGCAATTCACGTATAACAGCCGGCGCATAGAAAAAACGCTGGAATACATGAACCATAACTTCGACAAACCCATTACCCTGAACGAAGTAGCCCGGCTGGCCAACATGTCTGACGCCGCCTTTAGCCGTTTTTTTAAACAACGTACCGGCAACACTTTCATCGATAGTCTTACGGAAATCAGGCTGGGCCATGCTTCCAGGATGCTGATAGATACCACCCAGTCCATAGCCGAAGTGGCCTATCACTGCGGCTTTAACAATATCTCCAACTTCAACCGGATCTTTAAAAAGAAGAAGAGCTGTACACCTAAAGATTTCAGGGAAAGCTTTTCCGGTACCCGCATCTTTATATAA
- a CDS encoding NUDIX hydrolase — protein sequence MKHYSKQKRMLVAVDSIIFGFDGHELKLLLIQRGFEPEKGKWSLMGGFVGPEEDFEQAGARILKQLTGLKNVYIEQLYAFGEPTRDPEDRTVSIAYFALIDIGKYEKQISDDFHAEWFSLNKIPKLIFDHSRMVKMAKEKLRYKAAFHPILFELMPEKFTLPQLYNLYTGVYDTVLDKRNFTRKILSTKLLVKQKEKEKEGSKKGAFYYKLDKRRYDSQFHSFLNFIPNPDNLK from the coding sequence ATGAAACATTATTCCAAGCAAAAACGCATGCTTGTTGCGGTTGACTCTATCATTTTTGGATTTGACGGCCACGAACTAAAACTACTGCTGATACAGAGAGGATTTGAACCAGAAAAAGGCAAATGGAGCCTTATGGGTGGTTTCGTTGGGCCTGAAGAAGATTTTGAACAGGCAGGCGCACGCATCCTGAAGCAATTGACCGGTCTCAAGAATGTATATATTGAACAATTATACGCCTTCGGCGAACCTACCCGTGACCCCGAAGACCGTACCGTTTCCATCGCTTATTTTGCCCTGATCGATATCGGCAAATACGAAAAACAGATCAGCGATGATTTCCACGCCGAATGGTTTTCCCTCAATAAAATACCCAAGCTCATCTTCGACCATAGCCGGATGGTAAAAATGGCAAAGGAAAAGCTCCGTTATAAGGCAGCCTTTCACCCCATTTTATTTGAGCTGATGCCCGAGAAGTTTACGTTGCCCCAGTTATACAACCTGTACACAGGGGTATATGACACTGTGCTGGACAAACGTAATTTTACCAGGAAGATCCTCTCCACCAAACTACTCGTTAAACAAAAAGAAAAGGAAAAAGAGGGTTCTAAAAAAGGCGCCTTTTATTATAAGCTGGACAAGCGTCGTTATGACTCGCAATTCCATTCATTTTTGAATTTCATTCCCAACCCCGATAATTTAAAGTAA
- a CDS encoding glycoside hydrolase family 2 protein, translating to MNGKWQYIIDPYGTGFYDYRYQERKENDREAYWTTDVPVDKTDRKEHRFNDKYTLQVPGDWNSQAEKFLYYEGIVWYKKSFDFTKSNSANKVYLYFGAVNYEADVYLNGKKLGKHKGGFTPFNFEVPDSVLKSTGNYLVVKVDNTRHKDEVPTVNTDWWNYGGITRDVQLVEVPTSFIRDYSLHIKKSAALQSLKNIPVEGWVQFNDWQNAKEVVVEIPELKIKKAFPVTGDKVAVQFNLPAVQLWSPQTPKLYNVVINTSTDRISDKIGFRTIEVQGKQVLLNGKPLFMRGICIHEEIAQQGRRAYSRQDALQLLGQAKELGCNMVRLAHYPHNENMTRTADSLGILVWSEIPVYWTVDFSSNEVFEKARTQLTEMITRDHNRASIIIWSVGNETPVNPVRTNFMHNLISAARGLDSTRLVSAALEVNYQPGVNRIDDPLGEFVDLVAFNEYLGWYSGLPDKCRTANWEVVYNKPFFISETGAETLGGFHGDSLTRWSEEYQEWYYREQVAMLKRMPDNFAGVSPWILVDFRSPRRNNQTFQEGWNNKGLIDQKGRKKKAFKVLQEYYNEKAAGK from the coding sequence TTGAACGGCAAATGGCAATACATCATCGATCCCTATGGAACGGGGTTTTATGATTACCGTTACCAGGAGCGTAAGGAAAACGACCGCGAAGCTTACTGGACAACCGATGTGCCGGTTGATAAAACCGATCGCAAGGAGCATCGGTTTAATGATAAGTATACGTTACAGGTTCCGGGCGACTGGAACTCACAAGCCGAAAAATTCCTGTATTACGAAGGCATTGTGTGGTATAAGAAATCCTTTGATTTTACAAAAAGCAATTCCGCCAATAAAGTATACCTGTATTTTGGCGCGGTGAATTACGAGGCGGATGTATACCTCAATGGTAAAAAACTGGGAAAACACAAGGGCGGCTTTACACCTTTCAATTTTGAGGTACCTGATTCGGTACTGAAAAGCACCGGCAATTACCTGGTGGTAAAAGTAGATAACACCCGGCATAAAGATGAAGTACCTACGGTGAATACCGACTGGTGGAACTATGGCGGCATTACCCGCGATGTGCAACTGGTAGAAGTGCCAACGTCCTTTATCCGGGATTATAGCCTGCACATAAAGAAAAGCGCTGCACTGCAATCATTGAAGAATATACCGGTAGAAGGCTGGGTGCAGTTCAATGACTGGCAGAATGCCAAAGAAGTGGTGGTGGAGATCCCGGAGCTGAAAATTAAAAAAGCATTTCCGGTAACAGGAGATAAAGTAGCTGTACAATTCAATTTACCAGCGGTGCAGTTATGGTCGCCACAAACGCCAAAACTGTATAATGTGGTCATTAATACCAGTACCGACCGGATAAGCGATAAAATAGGCTTCCGTACAATTGAAGTGCAGGGTAAGCAGGTGTTGCTGAATGGAAAGCCTTTGTTTATGCGGGGTATTTGTATTCATGAAGAAATTGCGCAGCAGGGGCGCCGGGCTTACAGCAGGCAGGATGCCCTGCAATTGCTGGGGCAGGCCAAAGAACTGGGTTGTAATATGGTTCGGCTGGCGCATTACCCGCATAACGAGAATATGACGCGTACAGCAGATTCATTGGGCATATTGGTATGGTCTGAGATTCCGGTTTACTGGACGGTAGATTTCAGCAGCAATGAAGTGTTTGAGAAAGCCCGCACCCAACTCACTGAAATGATCACGCGTGACCATAACCGCGCCAGTATCATTATCTGGTCGGTAGGCAATGAAACCCCGGTAAATCCGGTGCGCACCAATTTTATGCATAACCTCATCAGTGCTGCCCGTGGGCTCGATTCTACCCGGTTGGTATCAGCTGCGTTGGAAGTGAATTATCAACCCGGTGTTAACCGGATAGATGATCCGTTAGGGGAGTTCGTTGACCTGGTAGCTTTTAACGAATACCTGGGCTGGTACTCAGGATTACCTGATAAATGCCGTACTGCCAATTGGGAGGTTGTTTACAACAAACCATTCTTCATCAGTGAAACCGGTGCTGAAACGCTGGGAGGATTTCATGGCGACTCGTTAACACGTTGGAGCGAAGAATACCAGGAATGGTATTACCGCGAACAGGTGGCTATGTTAAAGCGTATGCCCGACAATTTTGCCGGTGTATCGCCCTGGATCCTGGTCGATTTCCGTTCGCCCCGCCGTAATAACCAAACCTTCCAGGAAGGCTGGAATAACAAGGGCCTTATTGATCAGAAAGGACGTAAGAAGAAAGCGTTTAAAGTGTTGCAGGAATACTATAACGAAAAGGCAGCAGGCAAATAA
- a CDS encoding glycoside hydrolase family 88 protein has translation MRAPALVPFILLSVITIGNACQAQKRSASKNPLLQTIQTDFEDGAKQYKVLKALTPADSFPKTYYPKTGKSESSKSGWWCSGFYPGTLLYLYEQTHDTALYNEAVRKLSVLQKEQFNKGTHDLGFMMYCSFGNANRIKPSAEYKEILLNSAKSLSTRFNPTVGCIKSWDSKNPSDFLVIIDNMMNLELLFEETKATGDSSYYKIAVTHANTTMNNHFRPDFSSYHVLNYDMNTGAVKEKKTAQGFANESAWARGQAWGLYGYTVCYRETKDVRYLQQAQHIAEFILKHPNLPADKIPYWDFNAPDIPNALRDASAAAVMAAALIELSQYTKSKDAKEYRDVAETIIKNLSAPGYKAAIGTNGGFILQHGVGHKPANSEEDVPLTYGDYYFIEACKRYKELVK, from the coding sequence ATGAGAGCACCAGCACTAGTTCCTTTTATTTTATTAAGTGTTATTACGATTGGCAATGCCTGTCAGGCCCAGAAGAGATCAGCCTCGAAAAACCCGCTTTTGCAAACCATTCAAACCGACTTTGAAGATGGGGCAAAACAATACAAAGTATTAAAGGCGCTGACACCTGCCGACAGTTTTCCAAAAACATACTATCCCAAGACAGGTAAATCCGAAAGCAGCAAATCCGGTTGGTGGTGCAGCGGTTTTTATCCGGGTACCCTGTTATACCTGTACGAACAAACCCACGACACGGCCCTGTACAACGAAGCCGTTCGCAAGCTGAGCGTATTACAAAAAGAACAATTTAATAAAGGCACCCACGACCTGGGTTTTATGATGTATTGCAGCTTTGGCAATGCCAACCGCATAAAACCATCAGCTGAGTATAAGGAGATCTTACTCAACAGCGCCAAATCGCTCAGCACCCGGTTTAACCCAACCGTAGGCTGTATAAAATCATGGGATTCCAAAAATCCCTCCGACTTCCTGGTGATCATCGATAACATGATGAACCTGGAATTGCTGTTTGAAGAAACAAAGGCTACCGGTGATTCTTCTTATTACAAGATTGCCGTTACCCATGCCAATACCACCATGAACAATCATTTCCGGCCCGATTTCAGCTCGTATCACGTGCTGAATTATGATATGAATACCGGGGCGGTAAAAGAAAAGAAAACCGCACAGGGCTTTGCCAATGAATCGGCCTGGGCGCGCGGACAGGCATGGGGTTTATATGGTTATACGGTTTGTTATCGCGAAACCAAAGATGTGCGTTACCTGCAACAGGCGCAGCACATTGCTGAATTCATTTTAAAGCACCCGAACCTGCCGGCCGATAAAATTCCTTACTGGGATTTTAACGCACCCGATATCCCCAATGCACTGCGCGATGCTTCTGCTGCAGCCGTTATGGCCGCCGCATTGATTGAATTGAGCCAATACACCAAAAGCAAGGATGCCAAAGAATACCGGGATGTAGCGGAAACCATTATTAAGAATTTATCTGCTCCCGGGTACAAAGCCGCTATTGGCACCAACGGCGGATTTATTCTGCAACACGGGGTAGGGCATAAGCCGGCTAATTCTGAAGAAGATGTGCCGCTTACTTACGGGGATTATTATTTTATAGAAGCGTGTAAGCGATATAAAGAGTTAGTTAAGTAA
- a CDS encoding RagB/SusD family nutrient uptake outer membrane protein has translation MKKHIIIIVCVWGLVQGLSSCKKSFLDEKLYSSYAPETLVDSLGFDAAAIGMYYQLGLFFSKSDAQGWPSVWNAGTDIAWVPPTQKQGIEVPYYDYTQLISTDGAATFTWQWAYQLINMSNNIIANAENPALTKVSQAGKDVFNGEARFFRAYAYNMLATLFGKVPIVTEPLTKAKTDFVRAPLDDVNNLIVADLTYSIDKLPTIDNEKSNARNKLFGRANKAMGQQLLAEVYLRMGKNDLAEAQCKAIIQSGKFSLTTQRYGIRSSQPGDPFSDMFVYGNQRYAQGNKEAIWVFELENISSVVGGYSGSPQQRRNWGAAYYQITDMTICDSLGGRGIGRMRLTDWVVYGLYGAGDMRNSEYNIRHKFYYNTAGKASYGQPIPYAGADTVFKIAPHTTKWYQFDPNDVFGFAMVKDFILMRLGETYLLMAEAQYKQNKLTDAAASLNVIRARANAAPVAASDVTMDYILDERARELLAEENRRMTLMRTRTLVDRTTKYNTQKINPVLGLASKHLLLPVPQSERDLNKDAVLDQNDGY, from the coding sequence ATGAAAAAGCATATCATCATAATAGTTTGTGTGTGGGGGCTGGTGCAGGGCTTGTCTTCATGCAAAAAAAGTTTCCTCGACGAAAAATTGTATTCCAGCTATGCACCCGAAACCTTGGTTGATTCATTGGGTTTTGATGCTGCTGCCATCGGGATGTATTATCAGCTGGGACTGTTCTTTTCAAAGAGCGATGCGCAGGGCTGGCCCAGCGTTTGGAATGCCGGTACCGATATTGCCTGGGTACCGCCCACGCAAAAGCAGGGCATTGAAGTGCCGTATTACGATTATACCCAGTTGATCTCAACCGATGGCGCTGCCACTTTTACCTGGCAATGGGCGTATCAGTTGATCAATATGTCCAATAACATTATTGCCAATGCCGAAAACCCTGCGCTTACCAAAGTATCGCAGGCTGGTAAAGATGTGTTTAACGGCGAAGCCCGTTTCTTCAGGGCATATGCGTACAATATGCTGGCCACCCTGTTTGGGAAAGTGCCCATTGTTACTGAACCGCTTACCAAGGCAAAAACTGATTTTGTACGGGCGCCGCTCGATGACGTGAATAATTTAATTGTAGCCGACCTCACTTATTCGATCGACAAACTGCCTACCATCGACAATGAGAAATCAAACGCCAGGAACAAATTGTTTGGCAGGGCCAACAAGGCCATGGGGCAGCAATTACTGGCCGAAGTGTATTTGCGTATGGGAAAGAACGATCTGGCCGAAGCGCAGTGTAAGGCCATCATCCAGAGTGGAAAATTCAGTCTTACCACGCAACGCTATGGCATAAGGTCCAGTCAGCCCGGCGACCCATTCTCCGATATGTTTGTTTATGGCAATCAACGCTACGCACAGGGTAATAAAGAGGCCATCTGGGTATTTGAGCTGGAGAACATCAGTTCGGTAGTGGGTGGTTACAGTGGTTCGCCCCAACAACGCCGTAACTGGGGCGCTGCTTATTACCAGATCACCGATATGACCATTTGCGATTCGCTGGGTGGCCGCGGCATTGGCAGAATGCGGTTGACCGATTGGGTGGTATATGGCCTGTATGGAGCGGGCGACATGCGTAATTCGGAGTACAACATCCGCCACAAGTTTTATTACAATACAGCGGGAAAAGCAAGCTATGGCCAGCCGATCCCATATGCCGGTGCCGATACGGTATTTAAAATAGCACCGCATACGACCAAGTGGTATCAGTTTGATCCGAACGATGTGTTCGGGTTTGCCATGGTAAAGGATTTTATCTTAATGCGTTTGGGCGAAACCTATTTGCTGATGGCGGAAGCGCAGTATAAACAGAATAAACTCACGGATGCCGCTGCCTCGCTGAACGTGATCAGGGCCAGGGCCAATGCTGCGCCGGTAGCTGCGAGTGATGTAACCATGGATTATATCCTCGATGAAAGAGCCCGCGAGTTGCTGGCCGAAGAGAACCGCCGCATGACCCTGATGCGCACCAGGACCTTGGTTGACAGAACTACCAAATACAATACCCAGAAAATAAACCCGGTGCTGGGCCTTGCCAGCAAACACCTGTTGTTGCCCGTTCCGCAGTCGGAGCGCGATTTGAACAAAGATGCTGTTCTTGACCAGAATGATGGGTATTAG
- a CDS encoding TonB-dependent receptor: MKLTVLLICFFSFQSIAHVGFAQEKVTLKLANASLRTAFKIIERQTYFRFVYNEEILPAEQKININVQSEPVSNVLKQLLNKTELTFKIVGNDLIVISTEQKNAAEERIPLAFEVTGRVSDARNNPLPNVTVQEKGTSIGTSTKEHGVFTINVSSEKAVLVISSVGYLDQEIPVKGRHTIDVVMQDNVADLNQVVVIGYGTQKKADVTGSVVSVPKARLSELPVTNVYQAMQGAVAGLNITQNSSVPGSGATVTVRGINSVNANRTPFIVVDGIPFSTTGGNINDINSNDIASIEVLKDASAVAIYGTRGANGVILITTKRGTTGKPLIRYNGYTGMENLGHIMKPNSPEGYVQKYADWWKQVNPTQTQTQVLPNAYEVANYNAGKTVDWIKEETQQGIIQDHNVSVAGGTKDVRYYLSGEYLNQKGVVKGYQYKRLSVRSNLDVNLTDFLTVGTSLFYANNNYDGGRANFYLGAIMSPYGTLRKASGDYEIYPMNPELLYTNPLLGLYTDRTNRGNNLNGTFYLELKPAIVPGLKYRANAAYSYLPRDSANYVGRKANDQLGTAFVSNAYNKNWLFENILTYTKDFGKHHIDLTGLYSAQQNDFFGSSTVGTGFVNDDLSYKNLSAAATLSAGYVGYFNGANVYGSYQTRSTLISQMGRLNYNYDSRYLFTVTARRDGYSAFGANTDKYGLFPSFAVGWNLSNEKFMSSLSFVNNLKLRVSYGKSGNQAVDPNGTAFTDAPVRVPYNGISTIGVVTSNTMGNKDLHWETTKGFNTGVDFSVLNNRITGTIEYYITRTEDILLKRNLPTATGYQNVWDNLGKLANHGLEISLNTINVKAGDFKWETMLNFARNRNKILDLYGDKKDDLGNRWFIGQPLFVIYDYVLQGVWQQGEDATSQDNGAKPGDLKFADKNGSKTITADDKRILGSPLPKWIGGLTNTFHYKNWHLNIFIQTFQGAIKNNVNLTWADEAGRMNTAKEIGYWTADNKSNTRPSLAYTNSRGYGYASNNSYTRIKDVTLSYTTPQRLLTKSGLGNLTFYLSGRNLYTFTNWVGWDPENDFTFRGNGGWDNNYPLVRSFIFGVNVGLR, encoded by the coding sequence ATGAAATTGACTGTTCTGCTTATTTGCTTTTTTTCTTTTCAGTCCATTGCGCATGTTGGATTTGCCCAGGAGAAGGTTACCCTGAAGCTGGCAAACGCATCATTGAGAACTGCTTTTAAAATAATTGAACGGCAAACTTATTTCAGGTTTGTATATAATGAAGAAATATTACCCGCCGAACAAAAGATCAATATCAATGTACAGAGCGAGCCGGTTAGTAATGTGCTGAAACAACTGTTGAATAAAACGGAGCTCACTTTTAAAATTGTCGGCAACGATCTGATTGTAATTTCTACCGAACAAAAAAATGCGGCCGAAGAGCGAATACCCCTGGCTTTTGAAGTAACAGGCCGGGTAAGCGATGCGCGCAACAATCCATTGCCTAATGTAACGGTACAGGAAAAGGGCACCAGTATAGGTACTTCCACCAAAGAGCATGGCGTGTTTACCATAAATGTTTCCAGCGAAAAAGCCGTGCTGGTAATAAGTTCCGTAGGTTATCTGGACCAGGAAATACCGGTAAAAGGCCGTCATACCATCGACGTGGTGATGCAGGATAATGTGGCCGACTTGAACCAGGTGGTGGTGATAGGGTATGGTACCCAAAAGAAAGCCGATGTTACCGGTTCAGTGGTATCGGTACCCAAAGCCCGGTTGAGTGAATTGCCGGTGACGAATGTGTACCAGGCCATGCAGGGCGCCGTAGCTGGTTTGAATATAACCCAAAATTCCTCGGTACCAGGCAGCGGCGCTACTGTAACCGTACGCGGTATCAATTCTGTAAATGCCAACAGAACGCCATTCATCGTAGTAGATGGAATTCCGTTCAGTACTACCGGTGGTAATATAAACGACATCAACTCAAATGACATCGCTTCTATTGAAGTGTTGAAAGACGCTTCGGCCGTGGCCATTTATGGTACGCGTGGCGCCAATGGTGTAATTCTTATCACCACCAAACGCGGTACAACCGGCAAACCCTTGATCCGCTACAATGGTTATACCGGTATGGAAAACCTGGGCCATATCATGAAGCCGAACAGTCCGGAGGGATATGTACAGAAATATGCCGACTGGTGGAAGCAGGTAAACCCTACCCAAACGCAAACCCAGGTATTACCTAATGCCTATGAAGTGGCGAATTACAATGCCGGCAAAACAGTTGACTGGATAAAAGAAGAAACCCAACAGGGCATTATCCAGGACCATAACGTAAGTGTAGCGGGTGGAACCAAAGATGTGCGGTATTATCTCTCGGGCGAATACCTGAATCAAAAAGGCGTGGTGAAAGGTTATCAATACAAACGCCTGAGCGTTCGTTCCAACCTCGACGTAAACCTGACTGATTTTCTTACAGTAGGAACGTCGCTCTTTTATGCCAATAACAATTATGATGGGGGCAGGGCCAACTTCTACCTGGGGGCAATAATGAGCCCGTATGGAACCCTGCGCAAAGCCAGTGGCGATTATGAAATTTATCCCATGAACCCTGAGTTGTTGTATACAAATCCATTACTGGGTTTATATACCGATCGCACGAACCGGGGCAACAACCTGAACGGAACTTTTTACCTGGAATTGAAACCTGCTATTGTACCGGGATTGAAATACCGCGCCAATGCTGCCTATTCGTACCTGCCCCGCGACAGCGCCAATTATGTGGGGCGCAAGGCCAATGACCAGTTGGGAACCGCCTTTGTAAGCAATGCGTATAATAAGAACTGGCTGTTTGAAAATATTTTAACCTACACCAAAGACTTTGGCAAACACCATATAGACCTTACCGGTTTGTACAGTGCGCAACAAAACGATTTCTTTGGAAGCAGTACAGTGGGTACCGGTTTTGTGAACGATGATCTCTCGTACAAAAATTTAAGCGCTGCGGCTACCCTGAGCGCAGGGTATGTAGGTTACTTCAACGGCGCCAATGTGTACGGTTCCTACCAAACCCGCAGTACCCTGATTTCGCAAATGGGCCGGTTGAATTATAATTACGACAGCCGCTACCTGTTTACGGTTACTGCCCGCCGCGATGGTTATTCCGCCTTTGGCGCCAATACCGACAAATACGGCTTGTTCCCGTCTTTTGCCGTGGGTTGGAACCTCAGCAATGAAAAATTCATGAGCTCGCTCTCCTTTGTAAACAACCTGAAACTGCGGGTGTCCTACGGTAAATCGGGTAACCAGGCAGTAGATCCCAATGGAACGGCCTTTACCGATGCCCCTGTTCGGGTGCCTTATAACGGCATCAGCACCATTGGGGTTGTTACCAGCAATACCATGGGCAATAAAGACCTGCATTGGGAAACCACCAAGGGTTTCAATACCGGGGTAGATTTTTCGGTGCTGAATAACCGCATTACCGGTACTATTGAATACTACATTACCAGAACGGAAGATATTCTGTTAAAGCGCAACCTGCCTACTGCAACCGGTTATCAGAATGTGTGGGATAACCTGGGCAAACTGGCGAATCATGGGTTGGAAATAAGCTTGAACACCATCAACGTAAAGGCCGGGGATTTTAAATGGGAAACCATGTTGAACTTTGCCCGTAACCGCAACAAGATCCTTGATCTGTATGGCGATAAAAAGGATGATCTGGGTAACCGCTGGTTTATTGGTCAGCCCCTGTTTGTAATATACGATTATGTATTACAGGGTGTTTGGCAGCAGGGGGAAGATGCTACTTCGCAGGACAATGGGGCCAAACCCGGCGATTTGAAATTTGCCGATAAAAATGGCAGTAAAACCATTACGGCCGATGATAAACGCATTCTGGGTTCACCTTTACCAAAATGGATTGGTGGCCTTACCAATACTTTCCATTATAAGAACTGGCACCTGAACATTTTTATTCAAACCTTCCAGGGCGCTATTAAAAACAACGTGAACCTTACCTGGGCCGATGAAGCGGGCCGTATGAATACCGCTAAAGAGATCGGTTACTGGACGGCTGATAATAAAAGCAACACGCGGCCTTCCCTGGCTTATACCAACAGCAGGGGATATGGATATGCTTCAAACAATAGTTATACCCGCATAAAAGACGTTACGCTGAGTTACACAACACCGCAACGGTTGTTAACCAAATCCGGGTTGGGCAATCTTACATTTTATCTAAGTGGTCGTAACCTGTATACATTCACCAATTGGGTTGGCTGGGACCCTGAAAATGATTTCACCTTCAGGGGCAATGGCGGTTGGGATAACAACTACCCGCTGGTAAGGTCATTCATATTTGGGGTGAATGTAGGACTCCGTTAA
- a CDS encoding FecR family protein, giving the protein MNEERVWYLLSVQLSGEASKEELEELQALLTQHPEWGLRAGIIRNMWNNRPKRMGVAPGHFDKHLQRLSNHLAKPALQFETEETEIEAPVMEATSRRNRTRWLWGAAAAAACLLICFLVLWPAEKKTSKPVASNTISTRPGSKSKVELPDGTQVWLNADSKLTYGQNFSGNTREVILTGEAYFDVAHATSVETGQRIPFIIHTTSIDIKVLGTAFNVRSYPGESTTETALIRGSVEVTLHNNPDKKIILKPDEKLIVRNDNATIISTGNEKSDSVSNATDNALMMMVSKLHPCKQDTGSHYETMWVKNKLAFENEPLDRMLTEIERWYNVTILLKNGSLNNQHFTGVFENKSLAEVMEALSYTRGFHYEIKGDQVTIW; this is encoded by the coding sequence ATGAACGAAGAAAGAGTCTGGTATCTGTTAAGTGTACAGCTTTCGGGGGAAGCTTCTAAAGAAGAACTGGAGGAGTTACAAGCCCTGTTGACGCAGCATCCCGAATGGGGATTGCGCGCCGGCATTATCCGTAATATGTGGAATAACCGGCCGAAAAGGATGGGGGTGGCGCCAGGCCATTTTGATAAACACCTGCAACGATTAAGCAACCACCTGGCGAAACCTGCTTTACAGTTTGAAACAGAAGAAACAGAGATAGAGGCGCCTGTAATGGAAGCAACCAGCCGGCGCAACAGAACGCGTTGGTTATGGGGTGCTGCAGCTGCAGCGGCCTGTTTGTTAATTTGCTTCCTGGTTTTATGGCCGGCAGAAAAAAAGACCAGCAAACCGGTAGCCAGTAACACCATCAGTACCCGCCCCGGTTCCAAATCAAAAGTGGAATTGCCCGATGGTACCCAGGTGTGGCTGAATGCAGATAGTAAATTAACCTATGGCCAGAATTTTTCGGGCAATACCCGCGAAGTGATCCTTACCGGCGAAGCGTATTTCGATGTGGCCCATGCCACTTCGGTAGAAACCGGGCAGCGCATTCCCTTTATTATTCATACCACATCTATAGACATAAAAGTATTGGGTACAGCTTTCAACGTTCGTTCCTATCCCGGTGAAAGCACTACAGAAACCGCGTTGATAAGAGGTTCTGTAGAAGTGACCCTTCATAACAATCCCGATAAAAAGATCATTCTGAAACCTGATGAAAAGCTGATCGTCAGGAACGACAACGCTACCATCATCAGTACCGGGAACGAAAAAAGCGACAGCGTTTCCAATGCAACGGATAACGCGCTCATGATGATGGTGAGCAAATTACATCCCTGTAAACAGGATACCGGCAGCCATTATGAAACCATGTGGGTGAAGAACAAGCTGGCTTTTGAGAATGAGCCATTAGACCGTATGCTGACTGAAATTGAACGGTGGTACAATGTAACCATCCTGCTGAAGAACGGATCGCTGAACAACCAGCATTTTACCGGGGTGTTCGAGAATAAGTCACTGGCAGAGGTAATGGAAGCATTGAGCTATACGCGTGGTTTCCATTATGAAATAAAAGGCGACCAGGTCACTATTTGGTAA